A stretch of DNA from Methanoplanus endosymbiosus:
AGACTGCCACAGATGACAAACGGTGGCAGGCAACCATCGTTGTAAAATAATCTTATTTTTCAGGGCAGGGTGTGACCAAATCTCACCGTTGCCCCTTTTCCTGCAGACATTGTGCTCAGCAATTTCAGGAGATACTATCCTGAACCAATCTCCCGGAGAGCGGAATTCACTTGAAAATCATTTCATAACAGATAAATTCTAAACAGTTCAAAATCTCGCTATGGACAGAAGATTGTTATCCGTTCTGGTATTACTTGTTGCTGTTATTGCAGTGAGCATTGCAGGATGTACCGGAAGCACTCCTGCTGAAAGCACACAGCAGACTGCTGATACAGCAACAGAGCTTTACAAAGTTGGTATTGATGGAGGCCCATACCCGCCATTTACAATGATCGATGATCAGGGTAAGGCAACAGGTTTTGATGTTGAATCAATGAAATGGATCGCAGAAGACCAGGGATTTGAAGTAGAGTTCAATCCGATCTCATGGGACGGAATTATTCCTGCACTTCAGGCAGGAAAGATAGATATGGTCTATTCAGGGATGACCATAACTGACGAGCGTAAGGAGAAGGTTAACTTTTCAAAACCATACTGGACTGTAAATCAGGCAGTTGTTGCAAGGAAGGACTCCGGTGTAACCGTTGATGATTTAAAGGCAGGAAAATATGCAGTAGGTACACAGAGAGGATGTTCAGCAGGGATCTGGATGGAAGAGAATCTTGTAAATGAGGGCATCATGTCTGAAGACCAGATCAAATCATATGACAACACACCTCTGGCAGTAAATGATCTCGAAGCAGGAAGGATTGAAGCTGTAATGTATGACAGCACAGTGATGAGAGACATCATCGACGGCAAGGAGAACCTTGAGATCGTCGGATATATTGAGACAAACGAGGAGTTTGGAATTGCTGTCCGCAAGGATGATACAGAACTTCTCGGAAAGCTCAATGCAGGACTTGAAAAACTCATGGCATCTGACGACTGGCAGGAGCTCATTGATAAGTACAAGATGAAATAGATTCCAAACTTTTTTAAAATCTTTTTTTTTTAATTAAAAGGGAATGTCCCCTTTACCATTCCGCATCCGGCTGGGGTCATACACCGGATTTTAACACGTGAACTACCTCTGGGCTAAAGACCAAGGGGATTTACTCTAAATTTTTAAAGCCGGTTATCAGATGTTGCAGAACCGGCCGGATATCAGAAACGGTTATCCGCAGAATTTCAGAATACAAAGGATAATGTTGACAGAAAGCACAGGTATATGAATCTTTTAAAACCGGAATTCCGGAAAAATAAAAGGTCTTGAGGCATTAATATTGAGGGAAACAGAAGATGAAAGCAGAAATAACAGCAGATACTATAACACTGCCTTAGTCCTCTTCTGTCTCTGTATTATCATACCTATGATAAGTGAGACTATGCTCATCGCGGCCCTGCCGGTTATTGAACATGAGTTCTCAGCTACAGGAATACTTGGCGCATGGATTCTGCCGGTAGTCCTGCTTGTCGGTGCGGCGTTTGCACCATTTGCCGGGACACTGGGGGACTGTTTCGGCCGTAAGAAGGTACTCTGCATATTTCTCTCATTTTATGTTGCAGGGACATTTATGGGAGGTTTTGCCTGGGACATCTGGTCTCTGCTCTTCTTCCGGTTTTTGCAGGGTATAGGGATTGCAGCGTCACCTATTGCCTACGCACTGGTATCAGAACAGTTTCCACTGCATAAGGTTCCGATGGGGATTGCTTTTCTTGCGGCCTCATATGGTGCAGGGGCACTGACAGGTGTGCTATTCGGAGCTTATATTATTGACTTCTTCGGCTGGAGGGCAACATATTACATATTATCTCCTGTCGTGGCGGCACATTTTATTGCAATGTTATGGTACATCAGGCCGTCATCTGAGACAAATTCCGGAGGTATAGACTGGAAGGGAACGCTATGTCTCTTTGTGTCGCTTCTCTCCCTGATGGTTTCGGCGACAGTTCTATATGACAGCGGAAAAATCGATCTATGGTCACTGTCTGCAATAGCGGTCTGTCTCATCTCCGGGCTGCTCTTCTTTTACATTGAAAAGAGAACGGATTTTCCGGCGATAAACCTCTCAATGCTTAAATCCCCGTTGATGATAACGATATCGGCATCTGCGGTGCTTGTCAATATGCTCACATACCTGCTGATTCAGACTATGCCGTTTATCATTCAGAGTCCGACCGGACTTATGCTGGATGCAAGGTTTGTCGGACTTGTGATGATGCCCGGTGCTGTTGCAGATATGGTTGCAAGCCCGGTTGCCGGACGATGGATGAGGAAAAGGTCTGCAAAGGTTCCGATCTATCTTGGTGCGGTTATGATGGCTGCCGGATGTATGCTCTATTTTGTGCTGCCCCAGTCGATAATCTCCCTTGCTGTCATCTGGGTGCTCTTCTCCGGAGGAATGGGTATTGTTGCAACATGCTATATGATAATTATGATTAATTCTGTCCCGAAGGAGAGGACAGCCGGGGCTACCGGGCTTTTGCACAGTTCAATAAATGTCGGAGGGATGGCAGGGCCGATGATTGCCGGAATTTTCCTTGCGGCATATACGATGAACTTTACAATAGGCGGTGAAGTCTGGACCCTGCCGACAGAGCAGGCATTTGAACTTTCGTTTGGTTTTGGGGTTGTTGTTACGCTTGTAATCCTTGCCCTTATCTATCTGATCTGCCGTTTTTCCGGCCTGAATAAGACTCAGATTTGAACTGAAAAATAGAAAATAGTAGTATCAAAAAGTGCTCAGACAGATTATTATGGCCCATTCAATATACTAATCACTCGCTTCAATGGGGACTCAAATTCCTAATAAATTTATCAACTTCATCGAATGCTTTTGGAAGCGCTCTAATTACCATTTTATCTGACAAATAAAAAGTATTTGATTGATTTCCTGGAAGAACCCACATCGCAGGACACACCACAAATTCAATTGATTTATTTGGTAAAATCATTGAGATACAAGTACTATCACATTTAAATTTAATTCTTGGATGATCATCAACAATCAACCTTTTGAGTGGATAGATTAGATCAGACTGCTTATCAACACTCAATGGTTCCGGCAGATCTCCATACATACCCCAGTTAAGGAGATCAAATGCAGCAAAACGATCTAATTTATCATGAACTCTCTGGTTCCAGTAATGTTTAAGACATGTGTGACACGCTGTATTACAAGGATTTTCTTCATCACAATTCAAAACATCCTGAACATTCTCAAGTAACGGGTCGATCATTTTCCAAAGGCCAGTTGCATATCCTGCTCCACTTGACAGACTATCATAAATGTAAATATCAACAAAGGTTGTAGATCCAGTTCCGTGAATTCTGTGACCACCTTTAATATCTTTGAAATCAACATCCAGAGTACGACTTGCAGCAAGTAAAAACGCCTCTGCAAGTGTTGTTGCAGCGTTTGAAATCCACATGCCAAGGGGATTTGTATTAATTCGAGACTTATCCAACTCAAACTCAAAGACAATCATATCTGTTGCAAAGGTGTGCCCAAGATACAGATTTATTGGATTATGAGAACACTTCTTTGAAGTCACACCCGGGATTGCGTATGGTCGATCAATATCTTCCAACATTTTCGATCCGGAACCTTCACCAGTAAGTTGTTCTGCAACCTCTGCTGCACCACACTTCTGACATACATTAAATCCACGTCCTTTTACACCCTTGTTAATGATCCTGATCTTATCTGAACGAACTGCTGCCATTATGTGCTGACAACCAATATCCTTCATGTCCCTACGGTCAGGTGTTGCAAAGTAACATGGCTCTTCTGCATAAGACTGTTCAAATTCTGCGTGTGCTTCAGGAATTGGCCTTCCATTTACGGGAGCAAAACCCCACGGTCGGAGCAACTTCTGTTTTTTGTTTTCAGAGACAGGTTTTCCACAGAATGGGCATACCCCATCCATTGGATAGTCTGTATCAGTCCATCCACAATACGGATCAGGACAAAGATACAAATCCGAAAGATAATTTGGATCCTCAAAATATGGTTGTGCCTGATTCTCACGTTTATTGCCTTTTCTAAACTTTGAGTGAAAACTGTAAATTCCACCAACTTTGTAGGTTTCCTTGTTTACAACGAGAACTTTCCCCGGAGCATACTCACTAATCGCAATGTCAAGTGAGCGGTCTGGTCTTTGGAGAATTTTACTTCCATATCTGTCCTCAATAAAGAATCCTACTACATCTTGTGGGAAAGAGTAGGTTGGCAAGATTCCCTCAAAACTCAAATGATCAAGAAGACTTATTTTATGTCCTTTTTCAACCTGCGCCTCATACAGTTCACGATTTTGGAGCACATCATCCCGGATTCTCTGTAATTCAGGTGTAAGACCATCTACTATATTTTTATAATAAATGTCATCTATTTTTTTAGCAGAAAAAATGGTTGCCTCAAGGTCTGGTTTAAACCGGAATGTATTCAGAAAATCGATGAAATCATCATAGAAATTATCAAAGAACGATAATACCGGATATTCATACAAGTCAGTCCTATTTTCACTCAAAAATTCACTTAAGATAAGCAAATTGACATGCCGCTGAAGTAATGTGAAATTATCTACATCAATCCATGGACTACTGGCATCTCCTGAAATTATTTTATCGGGATGAGTGAAGTACCACCCATCATGGGGACCATTATGAGCATAGGTTACAATGGTTGAAATTGATGTTCCGCGTCTTCCCGCACGTCCGGCTCTCTGTTGATAATTCTCCCGCATCGGGGGAACATTTCGAAGGCTGATGGCAGTCAAAGAACCGATATCAATACCAACTTCCATCGTTGTTGTACAGCTCAATACATCAACTGGGTAATCATCATCAAATAGAAGATTCTGAAACCCCATCTCATAACTTTCCGTCGTAGACCAGATGTCAAACTGTTGATCTTTGTAGGAAAGTTGTGCTGTGTGTTCTTCGGTATTAATGGTACGAATTGATTTCCCTGAACCTTCAGTGATCGCATCAATAACTGGTTCTCTCCAGAACTTGTATCGTTCAAGATCCTCCTCACCCATATCATAGATGTCAGAGGAACCACAATCAGCACATTTTCCAAACAGGGTATATGGAAAAATATTAGAACATGTCTTACAACGGTACCAGTTATGGTTGTCCCGGTATTTTAACGCAATTTTATCTAGGACAAGAAAATAGCTGCCATTTTCCTCACCTCTTCCGCGACGAAGGAACGTTTTGAACAATTTAAGCAAGATCAGATCAATCTGTTTCGAAGTATATTTTTCCTTCAAAACATTCTTGAATCGTGAGGGTAGTTTATTTTGATCTTTCTCTTCTACACCAAATCTGCCATATTTACGAAGGGCAATATTATACCTAATCTGATCGGAAATCAGGGTTCCAATAGCATATGAGTTTGTACAATGATACTGGGCCCATGCAGCAAAAAGAGCAATGAACTCCCCTTCAGACATCTCAATATCATGTTCCTCAAATGATTCAAGACATTCTTCAATATCATCTTTGTAGCAAGGTTCCATCCAACCCAGTCCAAGATCTGTCAAAGACCTGAAGGACGAGCAGAGATTTTTCAGGAGTTGTTCTGAAAACAATCCCGGTATATCATCAAAATCTTTGACAAGCCGATCGTATTTTAATGATTGGTTACGTTTTTCTGCTTTTTTGATAGCAACTTTGATGATTTCCAGATCTTCTTTAAAGCGAGCCTTGTTCCCCCCATAGAACAGGCGTAAATGATTGTGAGATGCGATCTCCAAAAATGCAGGGTAAAGCATCTCAAGTGTCACAATATTCCCCGTATCTTCAGCCCACTCCTGCAAATGGATAGCTGCCAGAACCAAAACAGCTCTTGCAGCATAAGCATCTGCTGCCCGGGTCATATCTTTGGCAAGTAAAGCAGCTCTTTGCCTGCTGTCAGAAAATACCAGTACTTTTCTCCCGGCATTTGGTTGTTGTTTGATTTTTTCTTCATCAAATATTGTAGGTGGCTGTACGGACAATTGTGATGAAACAATGTTGTAAAATGGTTCATTTCCTTTTGTAGAAAAATCCGAAAAAGAGTAGTACGTCAGTCTTTTTTTACATTTTGGACATTTACTAAATGTAAACTGATCCGGTTTTCCTTTTACCGGATTAAGAGAATAACAAACCTGTAGGAATTCATCTTCTTCAGCATGAATATTGTTGAAATGGATGAAACCAGTCTTTGTATCAAGCCATCCATTACGAATATTCTCCTTCCCCATATTCCCGGACCAATTCTTAGGGACAACGTAAAGATGTACTTCCTTCAATTCATCTCCAAATACCTCGCCCGGAGTTTTCCAAAGGTATTTTTTCTCCACAAAATTTTCTGCATTATGCAAATATCCTTTGATGAACAGGGCTCCACATCTTCTATCGTTGATTAACTCATAGATTTTCCCACCACAAGAACAAGTATCCCGTCCATTGTCTGAGTAGATCTTCCCAAGTGTGATACCGTCACCGGTGTGTTTTTCAGAACATTTCGGATTTGTACAGGCGTACAACCCCTGTAGGCCACGGAAAAACATGTGAAGTCGTGCAGGGAAAAGAACCTGCCCATCTTTTTTGGCAAGTGGTAGAAGCGAGAGAAGAACCTGAGTTGCGGGGAGTGCAGTTTCGATGTCATAATCGGGGAAAACAATTCCTGCAAGTTCATTGATCTCGGTAGCGTTTCCAGCGGTTTGATTTATTATCCGTTGAACTGGACCATATTTTGGCAATGTTTCAAACAACCATGCTTCCAGTTCTTTGATTGTATCATACGGTGGTCTGGTTCCGTCAAGTAACCGGAAAAATTTGTGGACTGCCAATATCTTTGTCGTATTATCCAATTGGAAATCATCGAGAGGGAAGTCACGAATCTTTTTTGCGGAAATATCAATCGAATTAGGAGAATTATACTCCTTATTTTCTCCAACAATTATCGAGAATGTATCTTCTTTGCATGAAGTGATTTCCCTGAGAAAATGTTTAAGTTCAATTTTACTGCCCTCATCATCAGCCGGAATACTGGCACTGGTGAGGATAAACCGAACTTTATCACGTGTAATTCCCAACTTGTACATTAACCGACGAATGAGAAGGGCAACCTCTCCCCCGGCAGAACCGTGATACATATGTGCTTCATCAATGACTAACAGAAGTTTGTTATCGGGAAACTCGTTCAACCAATCGCGGGTATTCGACCAGAATGGCTGTTCAATCTGCCGAATCAGCATGTACTGAAGCATCGAATAATTTGTGACAAGAATATCAGGACAATTATCCTGCATCTCTTTACGTGTGATTAATTCCGCATCTTGTAACGTTGTTTTATGGTTACCCTCATTCAGATTTGCAATATAGGTTTCCAGATTATATTTTGAAGGATACTTCCCCATTGATTTGAGTTCCGCAATCAACTCAGGGCTATGGTTGATTAGATTACATTCCAGTGTTTTTGCCAGATTTACATCCTTCTTTTTCACAGGCTGACCCGGATAAGGTGTTCTGCCGGTATACATCCCAAACTGGGGAGAACGGATGTTTATATCACCCGTATACTCTGTAAAGAGTGTGTGAAAATCTCCATCATAATCCCCAATCATTTTACGCAAACGGCCGATCTGATCCGCGACCAGTGCATTCATGGGGTAAAGTAACAACGCCCTGACACCTCGTTTTTTCCAAGAATCAGGATGTGTTTTTGCTTCATTTGCAAGGTTTGCAATAAGGGGCCACATGAAGCACTCTGTCTTTCCAGAACCGGTGCCTGTCGTTACCAGAATGTCATTCCCATGATAAAAATCCTCAAGTGCTTTAACCTGGTGACAGTAGGGATTTTTGAAAACACCTAAATTTTTGTCACTCATCTGGCAAAGGAAATCTTTGATTTTTTCCGGGATATTAGCATCAACCAGTCCGTTTTTTTGTAAGTGGTATGTCTGATTTGATTCAATATAGGGATCCCTGTAGATAGAATTTTTTTCATCCAGAAGATCTTTACATGCACCCAAAAGAAGATCATTTTCACCAAAGTATTGTGCCTGAATGTAGTCTTTCAGTTTTTCCACAAGTTCACGGTGTGTACTTTGAACGCTGTATTCAGCCATTTTGTAACACCTTAATGTTCAAATTTTCCAGAAGTTCTATAATAATTAGAAGAAAAACCGGTGATGTAATAAATTCAGTTCTGTCCAGAATATTACGAACTGGCCA
This window harbors:
- a CDS encoding DEAD/DEAH box helicase; the protein is MAEYSVQSTHRELVEKLKDYIQAQYFGENDLLLGACKDLLDEKNSIYRDPYIESNQTYHLQKNGLVDANIPEKIKDFLCQMSDKNLGVFKNPYCHQVKALEDFYHGNDILVTTGTGSGKTECFMWPLIANLANEAKTHPDSWKKRGVRALLLYPMNALVADQIGRLRKMIGDYDGDFHTLFTEYTGDINIRSPQFGMYTGRTPYPGQPVKKKDVNLAKTLECNLINHSPELIAELKSMGKYPSKYNLETYIANLNEGNHKTTLQDAELITRKEMQDNCPDILVTNYSMLQYMLIRQIEQPFWSNTRDWLNEFPDNKLLLVIDEAHMYHGSAGGEVALLIRRLMYKLGITRDKVRFILTSASIPADDEGSKIELKHFLREITSCKEDTFSIIVGENKEYNSPNSIDISAKKIRDFPLDDFQLDNTTKILAVHKFFRLLDGTRPPYDTIKELEAWLFETLPKYGPVQRIINQTAGNATEINELAGIVFPDYDIETALPATQVLLSLLPLAKKDGQVLFPARLHMFFRGLQGLYACTNPKCSEKHTGDGITLGKIYSDNGRDTCSCGGKIYELINDRRCGALFIKGYLHNAENFVEKKYLWKTPGEVFGDELKEVHLYVVPKNWSGNMGKENIRNGWLDTKTGFIHFNNIHAEEDEFLQVCYSLNPVKGKPDQFTFSKCPKCKKRLTYYSFSDFSTKGNEPFYNIVSSQLSVQPPTIFDEEKIKQQPNAGRKVLVFSDSRQRAALLAKDMTRAADAYAARAVLVLAAIHLQEWAEDTGNIVTLEMLYPAFLEIASHNHLRLFYGGNKARFKEDLEIIKVAIKKAEKRNQSLKYDRLVKDFDDIPGLFSEQLLKNLCSSFRSLTDLGLGWMEPCYKDDIEECLESFEEHDIEMSEGEFIALFAAWAQYHCTNSYAIGTLISDQIRYNIALRKYGRFGVEEKDQNKLPSRFKNVLKEKYTSKQIDLILLKLFKTFLRRGRGEENGSYFLVLDKIALKYRDNHNWYRCKTCSNIFPYTLFGKCADCGSSDIYDMGEEDLERYKFWREPVIDAITEGSGKSIRTINTEEHTAQLSYKDQQFDIWSTTESYEMGFQNLLFDDDYPVDVLSCTTTMEVGIDIGSLTAISLRNVPPMRENYQQRAGRAGRRGTSISTIVTYAHNGPHDGWYFTHPDKIISGDASSPWIDVDNFTLLQRHVNLLILSEFLSENRTDLYEYPVLSFFDNFYDDFIDFLNTFRFKPDLEATIFSAKKIDDIYYKNIVDGLTPELQRIRDDVLQNRELYEAQVEKGHKISLLDHLSFEGILPTYSFPQDVVGFFIEDRYGSKILQRPDRSLDIAISEYAPGKVLVVNKETYKVGGIYSFHSKFRKGNKRENQAQPYFEDPNYLSDLYLCPDPYCGWTDTDYPMDGVCPFCGKPVSENKKQKLLRPWGFAPVNGRPIPEAHAEFEQSYAEEPCYFATPDRRDMKDIGCQHIMAAVRSDKIRIINKGVKGRGFNVCQKCGAAEVAEQLTGEGSGSKMLEDIDRPYAIPGVTSKKCSHNPINLYLGHTFATDMIVFEFELDKSRINTNPLGMWISNAATTLAEAFLLAASRTLDVDFKDIKGGHRIHGTGSTTFVDIYIYDSLSSGAGYATGLWKMIDPLLENVQDVLNCDEENPCNTACHTCLKHYWNQRVHDKLDRFAAFDLLNWGMYGDLPEPLSVDKQSDLIYPLKRLIVDDHPRIKFKCDSTCISMILPNKSIEFVVCPAMWVLPGNQSNTFYLSDKMVIRALPKAFDEVDKFIRNLSPH
- a CDS encoding ABC transporter substrate-binding protein; amino-acid sequence: MDRRLLSVLVLLVAVIAVSIAGCTGSTPAESTQQTADTATELYKVGIDGGPYPPFTMIDDQGKATGFDVESMKWIAEDQGFEVEFNPISWDGIIPALQAGKIDMVYSGMTITDERKEKVNFSKPYWTVNQAVVARKDSGVTVDDLKAGKYAVGTQRGCSAGIWMEENLVNEGIMSEDQIKSYDNTPLAVNDLEAGRIEAVMYDSTVMRDIIDGKENLEIVGYIETNEEFGIAVRKDDTELLGKLNAGLEKLMASDDWQELIDKYKMK
- a CDS encoding MFS transporter — encoded protein: MRETEDESRNNSRYYNTALVLFCLCIIIPMISETMLIAALPVIEHEFSATGILGAWILPVVLLVGAAFAPFAGTLGDCFGRKKVLCIFLSFYVAGTFMGGFAWDIWSLLFFRFLQGIGIAASPIAYALVSEQFPLHKVPMGIAFLAASYGAGALTGVLFGAYIIDFFGWRATYYILSPVVAAHFIAMLWYIRPSSETNSGGIDWKGTLCLFVSLLSLMVSATVLYDSGKIDLWSLSAIAVCLISGLLFFYIEKRTDFPAINLSMLKSPLMITISASAVLVNMLTYLLIQTMPFIIQSPTGLMLDARFVGLVMMPGAVADMVASPVAGRWMRKRSAKVPIYLGAVMMAAGCMLYFVLPQSIISLAVIWVLFSGGMGIVATCYMIIMINSVPKERTAGATGLLHSSINVGGMAGPMIAGIFLAAYTMNFTIGGEVWTLPTEQAFELSFGFGVVVTLVILALIYLICRFSGLNKTQI